The following proteins are encoded in a genomic region of Phragmites australis chromosome 9, lpPhrAust1.1, whole genome shotgun sequence:
- the LOC133929851 gene encoding peroxidase 1-like, with protein sequence MASRAALLVLLLAAFASASASASAQLDDKFYSQSCPSVEDVVRKEMVRALSVAPSLAGPLLRMHFHDCFVRGCDGSVLLDSIGNNTAEKDAKPNLTLRGFSFIERVKAAVEAACPDTVSCADVLALMARDAVWLSKGPFWAVPLGRRDGRVSISNETDQLPPPTANFTELTQLFGAKNLDIKDLVVLSAGHTIGTSHCFSFSDRLYNFTGMDNVHDIDPTLDLQYMSRLRSKCKSLDDNTTLVEMDPGSFKTFDLSYYTLVAKRRGLFHSDGALLTDAFTRAYVLRHAGGAYKEEFFADFAASIVKMGSVDVLTGTQGEIRKKCSVVN encoded by the exons ATGGCGTCCAGGGCGGCTCTCTTGGTGCTGCTGCTCGCGGCGTtcgcgtcggcgtcggcgtcggcgtcggcgcaGCTGGACGATAAGTTCTACAGCCAGTCGTGCCCCAGCGTGGAGGACGTCGTCCGGAAGGAGATGGTGCGCGCGCTCTCCGTCGCGCCCAGCCTCGCCGGGCCGCTCCTCAGGATGcacttccacgactgcttcgtcagG GGGTGCGACGGCTCCGTTCTCCTGGACTCCATCGGTAACAACACGGCGGAGAAGGACGCGAAGCCGAACCTGACGCTACGCGGTTTCAGCTTCATCGAGAGGGTCAAGGCCGCGGTGGAGGCGGCGTGCCCCGACACCGTCTCCTGCGCGGACGTGCTCGCTCTCATGGCCAGGGACGCCGTGTGGCTG AGCAAGGGTCCGTTCTGGGCAGTTCCTCTCGGCCGGCGAGATGGCAGGGTGTCCATCTCTAACGAGACCGACCAGCTGCCGCCGCCCACCGCCAACTTCACCGAGCTGACCCAGCTCTTCGGAGCCAAGAACCTTGACATCAAGGACCTCGTCGTCCTATCAG CCGGGCACACCATCGGGACGTCGCACTGCTTCTCCTTCTCGGACCGCCTCTACAACTTCACCGGCATGGACAACGTCCACGACATCGACCCAACCCTCGACTTGCAGTACATGTCCCGGCTAAGGAGCAAGTGCAAGAGCCTGGACGACAACACGACGCTGGTGGAGATGGACCCGGGGAGCTTCAAGACCTTCGACCTGAGCTACTACACGCTGGTGGCCAAGCGGAGGGGCCTCTTCCACTCCGATGGCGCGCTGCTCACGGACGCGTTCACCCGCGCCTATGTGCTGCGCCACGCCGGCGGCGCCTACAAGGAGGAGTTCTTCGCCGACTTCGCCGCGTCCATTGTCAAGATGGGCAGCGTGGACGTGCTCACCGGCACCCAGGGCGAGATCAGGAAGAAGTGCAGCGTCGTGAATTAA
- the LOC133929160 gene encoding peroxidase 1-like, which yields MRFLMFREQRLLLLLVAALVISALACSPEAALQVGFYRATCPIAEDVVLAEMKLILMEDSTLLPSLLRMHYHDCFVQGCDGSIMLKSRKRKAERDALPNHSMRGYDAIERIKAQLETICPLTVSCADIIAIAARDAVYLSHGPWYEVETGRRDGNVTVAEYAENDLAPPDSNIVDVKTFFSVKSLNSKDIAVLFGCHSIGTSHCGSIRQRLYNFTGKMDQDPSLDPAYAAQLRKLCPPPGPGDADHGEGKTKVPMDPGSGYRFDLSYYRHVLATGGLFQSDGSLLKDPVTRDYIEKVANASSPDEYYADLAAAMVKMGRTDVLYGDLGEIRPTCGVFVD from the exons ATGCGTTTCTTGATGTTCCGGGAgcagcggctgctgctgcttcttgtgGCGGCCCTGGTGATCAGCGCCCTCGCTTGCTCGCCGGAGGCCGCACTGCAGGTCGGCTTCTACCGCGCGACGTGCCCGATCGCGGAGGACGTCGTCCTCGCGGAGATGAAGCTCATCCTGATGGAAGACTCGACGCTCTTGCCGTCTCTGCTCCGGATGCACTACCATGACTGCTTCGTTCAG GGCTGCGATGGATCGATCATGCTCAAGTCGAGGAAGAGGAAGGCGGAGCGGGACGCGCTCCCCAACCACAGCATGAGAGGGTACGACGCCATCGAGAGGATCAAGGCCCAGCTCGAGACCATCTGCCCGCtcaccgtctcctgcgccgacatcATCGCCATCGCGGCAAGGGATGCCGTCTACTTG AGCCATGGGCCGTGGTACGAGGTGGAGACCGGGCGGCGGGACGGTAACGTCACCGTGGCCGAGTACGCCGAGAACGACCTTGCGCCGCCGGACTCCAACATCGTCGACGTGAAGACCTTCTTCAGCGTCAAGTCGCTCAACTCCAAGGACATCGCCGTCCTCTTCG GGTGTCACAGCATCGGGACCTCCCACTGCGGGTCGATCCGGCAGCGGCTCTACAACTTCACCGGCAAAATGGATCAGGACCCGTCGCTGGACCCTGCCTACGCGGCGCAGCTCAGGAAGCTCTGCCCGCCCCCCGGCCCCGGCGATGCCGACCACGGCGAAGGGAAGACCAAGGTGCCCATGGACCCTGGCAGCGGATACAGGTTCGACCTGAGCTACTACCGCCACGTGCTCGCCACGGGCGGGCTGTTCCAGTCCGACGGCAGCCTCCTCAAGGACCCCGTCACCAGGGACTACATCGAGAAGGTGGCAAACGCGTCGTCGCCGGACGAGTACTACGCGGACTTGGCGGCGGCGATGGTCAAGATGGGCCGCACCGACGTGCTCTACGGTGACCTTGGGGAGATCAGGCCGACGTGTGGCGTTTTTGTCGATTAG